From Daucus carota subsp. sativus chromosome 6, DH1 v3.0, whole genome shotgun sequence:
gattttCTTAACTTGAGCTATCACATTTTCATTAATAACGACGATTTTATACATTCCCAAAAAATTTCCTCaatcaaactttttatttaaataaaaaatactgtAATTATTAGCGTGGGTTCATGACACACAAATATTCCTGAAATACGTgaaattttttccttttttgattTCCTAcatcagagcatctccaaccatgaaaacCTTTTATCTAAAATTTGCGCTCCAACCATCCTCAcctgttatctataattatagccaacctcttataaatgattatatttgtcgatccgccACAGGTCTATAAGAAAATCTGTATGAATATTATACATCACTTATTATTACATActacttttaaattataaccaaccaatatagtcaatatcatcgaagcaaaatgtcttaccaattcagcaaattttacataatgtcttactggtccaatttagccaaccattgTAACgcagttggagatgctcttagagcataTACATCATCTTACTTATATGTGTCCTAAATTATTATAACAGAGAATATGACATAAAACACGCAAAATcctaataattcttttaaaaaacgAGGATACCAACGTTATTCCTTATATTTAAGGATTGCGGAACCATTACTCGTactattttgaataataaaatatttatctctctcttattttcctcctttctctctccttattataaattaaatataatgttatgataataatagggaatataAATAGGGAATGCTGTTAAAGTTccaattcaataaaatataataatcttttaaaaaaattcatattttattactcTATATATTTAGGGAAATAGTTAGGATTGTGCTAGAGATGCTCTTATAGCTTAggatatttgatataaaaaaagttATCCACAACAATATCCTAGTGTTAGCATTGTATCCCTAGGACGAACTCTttgaaacttatttttaagacaaTTTTTCCTTTGCTATATCTTATCTTttataataaatcaatatacacACTCTGTTACGGCTCTACACTCTTCCATTTTCTAAGAAGTCAGCTTCCATTTCTTCTCATCTCCATCAAATAAATCTATCAGGATTTGTATAGATATGACCCAGTCAAGATGTTTATGGCAAGTGCTTCTCAAGAACCTTAGTTAAACTCTACACGAATAAGATGAATTCAGCTTTATTACTTGCCAAGTTGCCATccaacattttttttgtttgtaagTATTAGTTCTTTCACTGCTGTATTCTGAATATACAAATTCTATAGTTTTTCAAAGGAAAATGTAGAACCATATGaatctttaattatttcttgtCGACCAGACTGTCGTGTTTCATGATTCGATGCCTCAAGATCTTCATGATGAATCTCTGACAAGCAGGGCAATGCATTATGAACAATGCTTTCACTTTGATCCGTGCTACTACATTTGTGATTGTGAAGTAAATGAACCGGTGATGAACCTCGACTTGGCGTGTTATTTTCACTACAAGCATATCCTGATGATGCTGCTTCCCTGGCTTTCCTTAGCTTCTTTTGATTGTCTTTTGCAGACTGATGCCACTTCTTAAGAGCCTTTGATGTCTGTTCTTCGAAGATTGATTTTTTCATTTGTGATCCCATCTGCAAATATTCGTAACAGAGTTTATTGCAAGTGCTGACAGATGATACATGAATAGTTTATATATTGGATTTGTGAAATGCTCACTTGGGTGACTAAAGCGTAAAGAGGGAAAGTAATGTAGCTGCACAAAATTTGAAGCCCCACACCGAGCACAACTCTGGTCACAACGGAAGGTAATTTCTGGTGAAAACATGTTTTGTGTCGAAATTCAATCTGCATTGTGTATTTACTTAAATGATTAGGCTTGTAATCTTGAGAATTCAGGGCTGCAGGCTGATCTTTGTAAATCGGGCTCAGAGTCGCTTACCAAAGTGAATAGAAAGAATGCTATCTGAAATGCATTCTGCAAAAGAGGCATGTAGAATTTTTGTTAAAGTTTAATATCATGAACATTTAATATAATACAAAGAGATTTAAGTACCTGAAACAAGGTAAAATGAATCAAGAAGAGAATCCACTTAGGCCGATTAAACCAGAAGAACTGGTTGCTTTGTTGTACCACAGGCGCTCCTCTTACAATGACTGTCCGATCTTGGATTTGTTGTGCCATTTCCATGATCACTAGTTCTAGTTTTGTACCCACTACCAGAAGTATcttcaaataaaatgaaattatgtCTTAGTTAGAAAGATTGATCATGGTGGCTTGGCTGGCTTCAAGattcaagaaaataatattatacgtTTTAGAGCAGAGAGAGTTAATTTAGTTATACCAGAAGCGGCAACATGGAGAGCCAAACTAGTGTATGCCATTCTGAAGCAACATTCATACATGGATCATTAGTGGTTTAACAACTCAGAAACAGCAATAAGGTTAGAATATGTGGTGTGCCTGTGTGAGAGGAAGGTTACTAACTGTAGACATTTAGAAGCAAGAATACAAGTGCAAAACCCCACAATGGTAAACTGCATCAGCCACATGACAGAATGAGTTAGTAACATGGAGACTAGGAAATTAAAATCACTTAAGAGCCTTTTACCTTATACCCAAAACTTTCTTGAAGTCGTCTTCCATGGATCTTTTGACGTATTTATGGAAATTAAATTGGCCATTTGGAGCAACATTTGCCTGCATTTAGCTGTAAGATTAGTTGAAGATACTAACAAATTACACAAAAAAGCTGAACAATGATATTGATTCTACAAGGATGCCAGAAGTCACACTTGCATTGATAAATCCAGTGCGAATGGCCATGTAATCCACCTTTGATATAGAACCGAAAAATTGTCTGAAGAATGCCACCTGAAACATAacatatattttcttaataatagATTATGAACGTGTGTGTCGATAGTAACCTGGCTGCATGAAGATGTAAGTTTTGTACGAAAACGAGGCAGCTCTTTTCAAGAGCAGAGCAGTTCAGTGTACAGAACAACCTGTTTAACCTATAGGTTATCGTTGAAGATAAGATTAAAAGGTGCAAAGCATAACTCACAATCCATTTAGCACCTGGCATTAAAAAGAATATAGCATGACGTTTAACAAAGGATGTCTGGTGACTGAACCTAAATCTTTCTGGATCTGAAACATGTGAACAAGATTATTACTTAAAGATTATTAAGCATTTATTTATGGCTACTGTATGCTTTGATTGTATTGTGGGAACCAACAAGAAAAAGATTATATACCAGTTGTAAACTGGTATTCCAAAGAGGCAGTCTCAGCCTCCCAGCTCTTCCATTTCTTCATCTGCGCAATCTCAAGGAAAATTTTAGCGGACTTTCAAAATGGAAAGCGCAATTTTATGAGTTTTTCATAATTTAGTCGTACTTACTTTAGCTTGGCCTAGAACCACAAGGATAACGCTGTAGAGCACATGTAATAGCGCAAGGATGAATATGAATATATGCAATTGGTGCACCCCCTTGTACGAAATTAATGATACTTTACCCTGAATTGAATCCCCatgaaataaatgaaaaattaagGTTTGCTATTCGGCACATAATTGATGTCAAAGCTGAGGAACACACAAATAGTTTAAAAGGTGGAAATTAGGTAGTTTCCTTACTCTAGCAGCACAATAGTCCTCTCCCTCATCCTCAGATGCTAGAGCTCGACGCCACATAATCTCCTCAGCAAACGAAAGTAGCTTTCTTCGGTCACCCCCTCCATCTCCGCTGCCTCCTTTATTGGAGCTTTTCTTCGTATAGTCCTCACACGGGAGAAAGGTGTCTCCAAGCTTGATTGGGATGCATATTTTAACAACATAAGTTGTTCCAACAGTTAGCAGTAGTGATATGAATCCCAATAGCATCAGTTCTGCATATCAATCACTCACCCCCTTGAAAATcacttgaataaaaaaaaaaattcacacacAAATTCTGTACCTGCTTTGATTTTCTCCAAGGCTTCATTCAAAGCCTTTTTCTTTCGCTTGATGAATAACTGCCCAAGTAGTACAAACCATCAGCAAGTCATTCACAATATACATTATGATAATTCCCCGTCCccgtgaaccaaacgacccctaacaTACGATAAACGTACCTTTCCCAGAGAGTGTATTCCATGTTCAATAATAATAGAAATGATCACAAAAACTCCACACACAATTGCAACAGCCCATGTTGGAGTTTCTTGTAGTGACCTATCTTCTGAACCTCCTGCCATAACACGGATTCACTGCTAATCCAAaccaaaacaattataaaattttggcaAATCAATGAACCAGCTTCTAGCACTTAATTAGACAGTTTTTTTAAAACAGAATTTAGACAAAGTCTTTGTTTGAATGTAAATTTTAAACTGTGTATACGCGTTATATCTGCATTGTTTTCCCCTACCAATAGTTCATATAGTATATAACGCTGCTAATATTTTCTTTGTCAGCTTTATATATGCCAAATATAGAGATCCGCAACATCTGCGCGGTGGTGACAAAATTTTTTGACTTGTTTTCTTTGAGCAtgtacaaattattaaaaaaaaaaatatcactgAAACCTGGACAGTATAGCCTCTGTGCACAAATCATTGTGATATCAGATACTATTGCTTTTACTTTGCTTATTTGTAAACATCATCCATATTAAATTGTGAGAATTCCGGGGGTGACGAAGAGTCGAACATGAGACCTCCGTCAAACTCTGGTACCATGTTGACAACCAGTTCATCTAAAACCTTGAGATATTAGAGGAAGGTCCCAAACagatcttatgctatatttcaacatGTATGTACTCTGATTAGAATTCCACGTGGCATGTTATTTGCTTCAGTTTCATGCAGAGCGATAAACCAGATATGAGCCACCCGTATTAAAGATTGAGAAATGGGTGGAGAAAGCGTTCTGTGATTCAGATTATCCAGGA
This genomic window contains:
- the LOC108227331 gene encoding MLO protein homolog 1-like, whose translation is MAGGSEDRSLQETPTWAVAIVCGVFVIISIIIEHGIHSLGKLFIKRKKKALNEALEKIKAELMLLGFISLLLTVGTTYVVKICIPIKLGDTFLPCEDYTKKSSNKGGSGDGGGDRRKLLSFAEEIMWRRALASEDEGEDYCAARGKVSLISYKGVHQLHIFIFILALLHVLYSVILVVLGQAKMKKWKSWEAETASLEYQFTTDPERFRFSHQTSFVKRHAIFFLMPGAKWIVAFFRQFFGSISKVDYMAIRTGFINANVAPNGQFNFHKYVKRSMEDDFKKVLGISLPLWGFALVFLLLNVYKWHTLVWLSMLPLLILLVVGTKLELVIMEMAQQIQDRTVIVRGAPVVQQSNQFFWFNRPKWILFLIHFTLFQNAFQIAFFLFTLIEFRHKTCFHQKLPSVVTRVVLGVGLQILCSYITFPLYALVTQMGSQMKKSIFEEQTSKALKKWHQSAKDNQKKLRKAREAASSGYACSENNTPSRGSSPVHLLHNHKCSSTDQSESIVHNALPCLSEIHHEDLEASNHETRQSGRQEIIKDSYGSTFSFEKL